In a genomic window of Pedobacter sp. KBS0701:
- a CDS encoding patatin-like phospholipase family protein produces MPFSIEIITTQKELIQDLKSAYEPLNKIQSEFKYSIAPDRLLAKARLYDKDHYHRDDVIEWMAQYRSNAGGVRPYIILVLDKKLSGRNDPNSNLFGIHDAKNGFACFTTYSFDPSLRQFLFDMVRFCRYYLVRYTLSFVNPEIKSHNDTRSCLFDFKNYKPDILKSLSTGKICEECHNQLITRYNEEIQDAVPKLLKVVSNSYPLALVMKGGGVKGLAFAGALLELGKHFTFDAFAGTSAGAITATLLGAGYSPDELVKIMRDTDFTAFKDSHFLMIPINVFFKGGMYPGKKFRNWINDLIKAKVPGQAQEIQMQHLHSRTILYANSRGHGILRFDSEGQRKETIASFATRCSMSIPGFFIPVKTDEYNVYDGGLGNNFPLKLFKEDNPEKLFIALYLESNINPDSSVVKDLEDIITDSNEREVVDANKGSVVRINPSPIKTTQFKLSEEEKDFLVQCGRVGALKYLREFHKDITIDVAMLSQLEEDLDRKRQNYLYKRK; encoded by the coding sequence ATGCCGTTCTCTATTGAAATCATTACCACTCAAAAGGAGCTTATCCAAGATTTGAAATCTGCATATGAGCCGTTGAACAAAATACAGAGTGAGTTTAAATATAGCATAGCTCCAGACCGCCTTTTAGCGAAAGCAAGGCTTTACGATAAAGATCATTATCATCGAGATGATGTAATAGAGTGGATGGCTCAATATAGATCAAATGCTGGGGGTGTCAGGCCGTATATCATTTTAGTCTTGGACAAAAAGTTATCGGGAAGAAATGACCCGAATAGTAACCTGTTCGGGATTCACGATGCTAAAAATGGCTTTGCATGCTTTACAACTTATTCTTTCGACCCGTCATTGCGCCAGTTTTTGTTCGATATGGTCAGGTTCTGCAGATATTACTTAGTACGTTATACCTTAAGTTTTGTAAACCCAGAAATTAAGTCACATAATGATACAAGGAGTTGCTTGTTTGATTTTAAAAATTATAAGCCAGACATTTTAAAGTCTTTGTCAACAGGAAAAATTTGTGAAGAATGCCACAATCAGCTAATTACAAGATATAATGAAGAGATTCAGGATGCTGTTCCAAAATTGCTCAAAGTAGTTAGCAATTCGTATCCACTCGCCCTGGTAATGAAGGGAGGAGGTGTTAAGGGCCTTGCATTCGCAGGGGCTTTATTAGAATTGGGAAAACATTTCACTTTTGATGCCTTCGCTGGTACATCTGCCGGTGCGATAACAGCTACACTTTTGGGGGCTGGATATAGTCCGGACGAATTGGTAAAAATAATGCGCGACACAGATTTTACTGCATTTAAAGATTCGCATTTCCTTATGATTCCTATTAACGTTTTCTTTAAGGGAGGTATGTATCCTGGAAAAAAATTCCGCAATTGGATAAATGATCTCATCAAAGCCAAGGTGCCTGGACAAGCCCAAGAGATCCAAATGCAGCATTTACATTCGCGGACAATATTGTACGCTAATAGCAGAGGACATGGAATTCTGCGATTTGATTCTGAAGGGCAAAGAAAAGAAACTATTGCGTCTTTTGCGACGAGATGTTCGATGTCCATACCGGGCTTTTTTATTCCAGTAAAAACGGATGAATATAATGTCTATGACGGCGGGTTGGGCAATAACTTTCCCCTAAAGCTTTTTAAAGAAGACAACCCCGAAAAACTATTTATTGCTTTGTATTTGGAAAGTAATATTAATCCAGATTCATCAGTGGTAAAGGATCTAGAAGATATTATCACCGATAGCAACGAACGTGAAGTTGTTGATGCTAACAAGGGAAGCGTGGTTCGAATTAACCCTAGTCCTATTAAAACGACACAATTTAAACTAAGCGAAGAGGAAAAGGATTTTCTTGTACAATGCGGACGAGTTGGTGCGTTAAAATATTTACGTGAATTTCATAAAGATATTACCATAGATGTAGCCATGTTAAGTCAGTTGGAAGAGGATTTGGACAGAAAGAGGCAGAATTATCTTTATAAAAGAAAATGA
- a CDS encoding UPF0758 domain-containing protein: protein MKDNTIASEAFSSGRKSFFLDFKLARNKSNYMRITNLVRFEDGSTRKARLYIWQEDFELWISAFASLFQSAAYAAEKDVTVLDLFNQGKQKGESGIKSWNPEKRPREKFLENGPGEMTLAELIAMLIGSGTADANAVELGEKILKSVDNDLSKLSELSHIELAKFKGMGLAKSSAILSALELGKRAFSIKSILGRKSA from the coding sequence ATGAAAGACAATACCATCGCATCGGAAGCTTTTTCATCGGGAAGAAAGAGCTTTTTTCTAGATTTCAAACTGGCCAGAAATAAAAGTAACTATATGCGGATCACAAATCTGGTCAGGTTTGAGGATGGCAGCACACGAAAGGCAAGATTGTATATCTGGCAGGAAGATTTTGAATTATGGATTTCGGCCTTTGCATCTCTTTTCCAATCTGCAGCGTATGCAGCTGAAAAAGATGTAACGGTACTTGACCTGTTTAATCAGGGAAAACAAAAAGGTGAGTCCGGGATCAAATCTTGGAATCCTGAGAAACGGCCAAGGGAAAAGTTTCTGGAAAACGGTCCCGGAGAGATGACGCTTGCCGAATTGATCGCGATGCTAATCGGATCTGGAACGGCAGATGCCAATGCAGTTGAACTTGGAGAAAAGATCCTAAAATCTGTTGACAACGATCTCTCGAAACTCTCGGAGCTGAGCCATATCGAACTTGCAAAATTTAAGGGAATGGGATTGGCAAAATCCAGCGCGATTCTTTCGGCCCTCGAACTTGGAAAAAGAGCGTTCAGCATCAAAAGTATACTAGGCCGGAAATCGGCATAG
- the ffh gene encoding signal recognition particle protein, whose product MFDNLQDKLDRAFKVLKGQGSITEINVAETMKEIRKALLDADVNYKTAKTFTDDVRQKALGQNVLTAVSPGQLLTKIMNDELAALMGGEVTELDTKANPTIILIAGLNGAGKTTFAGKLALHLKGKGKKPLLVAGDMYRPAAVDQLEVLGTSVGVSVYANRASNDPVGIALEGIAYGKQNGNNVIIIDTAGRLAIDESLMNEISEVKAKTQPHEILFVVDSMTGQDAVNTAKVFNDRLDFTGVVLTKLDGDTRGGAALSIKSVVNKPIKFIGTGEKMEALDVFYPDRMASRILGMGDVVSLVERAQMQFDEKEAAELQKKIRKNKFDFNDFYNQIQQIKKMGNMKDLMGMIPGVGKMMKNVDIQDDAFKSIEAIINSMTPFEKENPDSIQQSRRLRIAKGSGSKVEEVTKLIKQFEDMRKMMKQFSNPAAAAAMMKGMPKMPFGR is encoded by the coding sequence ATGTTTGATAATTTACAGGACAAGCTAGACAGAGCGTTTAAAGTATTAAAAGGACAAGGCAGCATTACGGAAATTAACGTGGCAGAAACCATGAAGGAAATCCGCAAAGCATTATTAGATGCCGATGTTAACTATAAAACAGCTAAAACATTTACTGATGATGTGAGGCAAAAAGCTTTGGGGCAAAACGTACTTACCGCCGTTTCTCCGGGCCAGCTGCTTACCAAAATAATGAATGATGAACTTGCAGCCTTAATGGGTGGTGAAGTTACAGAGTTAGACACTAAAGCAAACCCTACCATTATCTTAATTGCAGGGTTAAACGGTGCAGGTAAAACTACTTTTGCAGGTAAACTGGCTTTACACTTAAAAGGCAAGGGCAAAAAACCTTTATTGGTAGCAGGCGACATGTACCGCCCGGCGGCTGTAGATCAATTGGAAGTTTTAGGAACTTCTGTTGGTGTATCAGTTTACGCAAACCGTGCATCAAACGATCCTGTTGGCATAGCTTTAGAAGGTATTGCATACGGTAAACAAAATGGAAATAACGTAATCATTATTGATACCGCAGGTCGTTTAGCGATCGACGAATCTTTAATGAACGAAATATCTGAAGTTAAGGCTAAAACGCAACCACACGAGATTTTATTCGTAGTGGATTCGATGACTGGTCAGGATGCGGTAAATACAGCCAAAGTATTTAACGACCGTTTAGATTTTACAGGTGTTGTTTTAACCAAACTGGATGGCGATACCCGTGGTGGTGCGGCCCTTTCCATTAAATCGGTAGTAAACAAGCCTATTAAATTTATCGGTACCGGCGAGAAAATGGAAGCGCTGGATGTTTTCTATCCAGATCGTATGGCATCGCGTATTTTGGGTATGGGTGATGTGGTTTCACTTGTTGAGCGTGCACAAATGCAGTTCGATGAGAAAGAAGCTGCAGAATTGCAGAAGAAAATACGCAAGAACAAATTCGATTTCAACGATTTCTACAACCAGATTCAGCAGATCAAGAAAATGGGTAACATGAAAGATCTGATGGGCATGATACCAGGTGTGGGTAAAATGATGAAGAATGTAGATATCCAGGATGATGCCTTTAAATCAATCGAAGCCATCATCAATTCGATGACACCATTTGAGAAAGAAAACCCGGATAGCATTCAGCAAAGTCGCCGTTTACGTATTGCAAAAGGTTCAGGAAGTAAGGTAGAAGAAGTAACCAAGCTCATTAAACAGTTTGAAGATATGCGTAAAATGATGAAGCAGTTTTCTAACCCTGCAGCCGCAGCCGCCATGATGAAAGGTATGCCTAAAATGCCATTTGGCAGATAG
- a CDS encoding ATP-binding protein, producing MAENLVGYSRAGDAFHYRWAARRCLAMVYPNAELQYLVVEGSSDNDLLGEYSIDVSEYYLRGDRQITEYYQLKHSTVQNDIPFQLSDLQTTFEGFSSRFIEHYQRDKESVKSIRFTILTNRSFDPVFKKNLTEPSLGLPVKGKFRSTLEKYTKLSGDELKQFCSLINVEDSHGDYAVQREKLRIEIAQLVAGAVDTAEIYSLIALVSDKVLPDADGKIVKEEVLMRFGMSSEKDLYPADALWEYPGKVIEREHHAELAKKIHDAKNSVIVHAAGGVGKSVFTRQFIDNLPEGSVGIAFDCFGAGRYRNRSETRHGHKVALMQIANELSTKGLCAPLIIRGNDTERDIMAKFLARLEQSIKSIKTAYPMATLSILIDAADNAEMAALEFNQACFAHELLREKLPDGCKLVMLCRTERIQLLQPKSDIVQLPLEPFSEQETLSNLRLYFPYVSLEDASEFHRLTFANPRVQSNAIGSAENGMKATLEKLGPGGKTVDDLISHQLDSAVSYVKDLLSPNFQPQIEAICIGLANLPPNIPLEILAKVSEVSRDVLKSFIADIGRALWLSDSSVQFRDEPTETWFRTKFSTDKTKLERYIDLLEPLASHSSYTSEVLPQLYLSVGQYEKLINIALSDDLLPEDNPIDARNIRVYRLQFAFKAAIKLLNYGDAVKLAMRAGEEVAGDQRQLGLLKQNIDLLATLQSKEKTQEMAFRRTISGFWTGSENVYSASLLSSIEDFKGEARGFLRASRNWLEIYFDENREKKTDRYEDPPLRDLDILEITRAFLNLEGIEGCCGFLLSLRPKQAVARTVADLSRVLIDSGKFEDIEALLAEFKYDPFYVVAITKELHKIGHFPKKDAIERCLDLLCNRRTRIKHKPSLYDDKMRSDLLCFLEACVHANLEAKKILRVLRHYLPLKASRLVYSNHHYAERGEFMRMLSLRLFALSEETYDIEDYLPEELRGSQKEYEKDRDKQEFTKIVQVLFPWYKIRLNVICRQGALPDSLEVFAKESSDAMKGRHSPYDSLPDDLSDVQVSIFNLLTGSTTEEVVAYYRSYIEGNKRLNIRQWLHSCRSSFRNTNFDSVKGALEQEAYRLINSSKDDDVDEISGRYILLARAVSIYSIDDASVYFNDAINIVSKFGDELSQRWEAIVEIAKKTCGASEKMDELAYRFVRVAELVGERLREKHWDRPEALQICARMNPGIGISTLSRWADREIGRFEWLHYPLLVELVRTKMVAPLTAWSLSPFCQLDQLKYYLKSCLVLAEIPEYEKQAIFNDALYRMQKDNSNKGYWSELKVVASANGIDTSELDKLISSLVVESEEEKGGGEDLTREYDPALPWDTIFSKVVISSAEQLEACHDRFSKTALELKVHCPRYTFWKAAINTLKESDLLKFIDALLASEVVDNYDFSETFSRFPIEWANKVGFKSKYRSIINRAGAKYFKELCNSYAYDVFYKSLPKNEDNHKFISEGIFHGLANGQELADAEILFGFVKLAVPFIEHKVAPDILSYSLSRFELHFDKDFGDGQWREALEVSSDVNDNLAGYIWAALGSPKSHVRWKAVHSIIKLGDFNCSIVIDRLFDWLKFGNSGPFGHQGYPFYRMHALQYLLIAVAKIALDNPNILLKHSEMIFTYALNGDHAIIQRAASDAILNIEKGLPGTFVLDEIDKIRQVGWSPFPIKKAKYNYRINSIWHEKNEVKTGIDFHFGWDFDRYWFEPLGGIFGVSGEQIQDLSANVVVNEWGVKTSGYSADPRVGLWNRSSREDNTHHDHGSYPKTDNLDFYQSYHSMMTVAARLVKNMPTVSRNDWSEDKWEDWIAQHYVTFHNGKLLAEEKDDLPHNRPVWIDEKVIDEKWAKQLGFPDIINNVKVEKDGEGWLNLFGWWHEQKDSGKETYSVSSALVSPKTSSALLNALSTCKDCHDFKLPNYGEERMEIDYAPFKLEGWIAISDIDLGIDRFDPYAEDFPYSMIAPGAKLLKKLGMYFCEGKRKFFSKEDKVAAVVERWRSQKTERDEDPDQAGQRISFTVEFLKSLCKALKREIVIKVYAERRISRKYGHDDYRKGRLELFKIFIFSKDGKLRSTEGYH from the coding sequence GTGGCAGAAAATTTAGTTGGATATTCAAGAGCTGGAGATGCGTTCCATTATCGATGGGCCGCAAGAAGATGTTTGGCAATGGTATATCCAAATGCGGAGCTTCAATATCTTGTGGTCGAAGGGTCGTCGGATAATGATTTGCTTGGTGAGTATTCCATTGATGTCAGCGAATATTACCTTCGAGGAGATAGACAAATAACGGAGTATTATCAGTTAAAACACTCTACAGTTCAGAACGATATTCCTTTCCAGTTAAGCGATCTGCAGACGACTTTCGAGGGGTTTTCTTCGAGATTTATTGAACATTATCAAAGGGACAAGGAGAGTGTAAAAAGCATTCGGTTTACTATTCTTACGAATAGAAGCTTTGACCCGGTTTTTAAGAAAAATCTTACCGAACCGAGCCTTGGTCTTCCCGTAAAGGGGAAATTTAGGTCGACGCTTGAGAAATATACTAAGCTTTCTGGGGACGAGTTGAAGCAGTTTTGTAGCCTTATCAATGTGGAAGATAGCCACGGTGATTATGCCGTACAAAGAGAAAAGTTGCGAATTGAAATTGCTCAATTGGTTGCTGGTGCGGTCGATACGGCAGAGATATATAGTCTGATAGCATTGGTTAGTGACAAGGTCCTGCCGGACGCGGATGGAAAAATCGTCAAAGAAGAAGTGCTTATGAGGTTTGGTATGAGCTCCGAAAAAGATCTATATCCAGCCGACGCTTTATGGGAATACCCAGGGAAAGTGATAGAGAGAGAACATCATGCTGAGCTGGCGAAAAAGATTCATGATGCAAAGAATTCGGTAATTGTACATGCCGCTGGTGGTGTTGGAAAATCAGTATTTACCAGACAATTCATCGATAATTTGCCTGAAGGTTCAGTGGGCATAGCTTTTGATTGTTTTGGTGCAGGAAGGTACCGAAATAGAAGTGAGACCAGACATGGTCACAAAGTTGCCTTAATGCAGATAGCCAATGAGCTCTCAACGAAAGGCCTATGTGCCCCACTGATAATAAGGGGAAATGATACTGAGCGAGACATTATGGCCAAATTTCTAGCCAGGCTTGAACAAAGTATCAAATCTATAAAAACCGCCTACCCAATGGCTACATTAAGTATCCTTATAGATGCGGCGGATAATGCTGAGATGGCCGCCTTGGAATTTAACCAAGCCTGTTTTGCTCATGAGCTTTTAAGAGAAAAACTTCCAGATGGCTGCAAGCTTGTTATGCTTTGTAGAACTGAAAGGATTCAACTTTTGCAGCCAAAAAGCGACATCGTTCAGCTTCCCTTAGAACCTTTCTCGGAACAGGAAACATTGTCAAATCTGCGACTGTATTTTCCATATGTAAGCTTGGAAGATGCCAGTGAGTTCCATAGGTTAACCTTTGCTAATCCACGAGTACAGTCGAATGCGATTGGAAGTGCTGAAAATGGTATGAAAGCTACTCTGGAGAAGCTTGGGCCTGGAGGAAAAACTGTCGACGACCTCATTTCCCATCAGCTTGACTCAGCAGTGTCTTATGTCAAAGATTTGTTGTCACCCAACTTTCAGCCGCAGATAGAGGCAATTTGCATTGGCCTTGCAAACCTTCCTCCAAACATCCCTTTGGAAATTCTTGCCAAAGTATCTGAGGTTTCCAGAGATGTGCTTAAAAGTTTCATTGCTGATATTGGCAGAGCGCTTTGGTTATCAGATAGCTCAGTGCAATTTCGCGATGAGCCAACTGAGACCTGGTTTAGAACGAAATTTTCGACCGATAAGACAAAGTTGGAACGTTATATCGACCTTCTCGAACCGTTGGCTAGTCATTCATCCTATACCTCGGAGGTTTTGCCTCAACTTTATCTATCAGTGGGCCAGTATGAGAAGCTTATAAATATTGCGTTGTCTGATGATTTATTGCCTGAAGATAATCCAATAGACGCAAGAAATATCAGGGTATATAGGTTGCAGTTTGCCTTTAAAGCCGCGATCAAACTTTTAAACTATGGAGATGCCGTGAAGCTTGCTATGAGAGCAGGAGAAGAAGTTGCCGGCGATCAGAGGCAGCTCGGTCTTTTAAAGCAAAATATCGATCTTCTGGCGACACTTCAGAGCAAGGAAAAAACTCAGGAGATGGCCTTCCGAAGGACAATATCTGGGTTTTGGACAGGTTCGGAAAATGTTTACTCAGCTTCGCTACTATCTTCTATTGAAGACTTTAAAGGAGAAGCCCGCGGATTTCTAAGAGCTTCAAGAAACTGGTTGGAGATATATTTTGATGAGAATCGTGAGAAAAAAACTGATAGATATGAAGATCCCCCGCTGAGAGACCTTGATATCTTAGAGATCACGAGAGCCTTTCTCAATCTCGAAGGAATTGAGGGTTGCTGCGGGTTCTTGTTAAGCCTACGGCCAAAACAGGCTGTAGCTAGAACGGTAGCGGATCTTTCTAGAGTACTTATTGATAGTGGAAAATTTGAAGATATCGAGGCACTGCTTGCCGAGTTTAAGTATGATCCTTTTTACGTCGTTGCAATAACTAAAGAACTGCATAAAATCGGCCATTTTCCTAAGAAAGACGCGATTGAGCGTTGTCTTGACCTACTGTGCAACCGTAGAACAAGGATAAAGCATAAGCCGAGTCTGTACGATGATAAAATGAGAAGTGATCTGCTCTGTTTTTTGGAGGCATGTGTTCATGCGAATCTAGAGGCCAAAAAAATTCTTAGGGTTCTTCGACATTATCTGCCTTTAAAAGCCTCTAGATTGGTATACAGTAATCACCATTACGCTGAGCGAGGAGAGTTCATGCGAATGCTTTCATTAAGATTATTTGCCTTGAGCGAGGAGACGTATGATATAGAGGACTATCTGCCCGAAGAACTGCGTGGTAGTCAGAAGGAATATGAGAAGGATAGAGACAAGCAGGAGTTTACGAAAATTGTGCAAGTCCTGTTTCCCTGGTATAAAATACGCTTGAATGTGATTTGCAGACAAGGGGCATTGCCAGATTCTTTGGAGGTTTTTGCCAAGGAATCGAGTGATGCAATGAAGGGTCGTCATAGTCCTTATGATAGCTTGCCCGACGATTTATCTGACGTCCAAGTTTCGATTTTTAATTTGTTAACGGGGTCAACGACAGAAGAGGTAGTCGCTTATTACCGTTCATATATCGAAGGGAATAAGCGGTTAAATATCCGTCAATGGCTACATTCCTGCAGGTCATCGTTTAGAAACACCAATTTTGATAGCGTCAAAGGAGCATTGGAACAAGAGGCATACCGTTTAATCAATAGCTCAAAAGATGATGACGTTGATGAGATTTCGGGCCGGTATATTTTACTTGCAAGAGCCGTTTCGATTTACTCAATCGATGACGCTAGCGTTTACTTTAATGACGCAATCAATATCGTAAGTAAGTTTGGAGATGAGCTAAGCCAGAGATGGGAAGCAATTGTTGAAATAGCCAAAAAAACTTGTGGCGCATCAGAGAAAATGGATGAGCTCGCATATAGATTTGTCAGAGTGGCCGAACTTGTCGGTGAGCGGCTCCGCGAAAAACATTGGGATAGACCTGAAGCATTGCAAATCTGTGCAAGAATGAATCCCGGAATTGGAATTTCGACACTAAGTAGATGGGCAGATAGGGAAATTGGTCGTTTTGAGTGGCTACATTATCCATTGCTTGTCGAGTTAGTGAGGACAAAAATGGTCGCACCTCTCACGGCTTGGTCATTATCCCCATTTTGCCAATTGGATCAGCTAAAGTATTACCTAAAAAGTTGTTTAGTGTTGGCTGAAATACCTGAGTATGAAAAGCAGGCAATTTTCAACGACGCATTGTATAGAATGCAGAAGGATAATAGCAATAAGGGCTATTGGTCCGAGCTGAAAGTAGTCGCCTCCGCAAATGGCATAGATACAAGCGAGCTTGACAAATTGATTTCCTCGCTAGTTGTGGAAAGTGAAGAAGAAAAAGGTGGAGGCGAGGACTTGACCAGAGAATACGATCCCGCGCTGCCTTGGGATACTATATTTTCAAAAGTTGTTATAAGCTCGGCTGAACAACTGGAGGCTTGCCATGATAGGTTCAGCAAAACTGCGTTGGAACTGAAAGTTCATTGCCCAAGATATACATTTTGGAAAGCAGCGATAAATACTTTAAAAGAGTCAGATCTTCTTAAATTTATTGATGCGTTGCTCGCATCGGAGGTCGTCGACAATTATGATTTTTCCGAAACATTTAGCCGTTTTCCCATTGAATGGGCAAATAAGGTCGGGTTTAAAAGTAAATACCGCTCAATAATAAATCGAGCAGGAGCAAAATATTTTAAAGAGCTGTGCAATTCCTATGCTTATGACGTGTTTTATAAATCACTTCCAAAGAATGAGGATAATCATAAATTTATAAGTGAAGGTATTTTCCATGGACTTGCCAATGGCCAAGAACTTGCGGATGCAGAAATCCTTTTTGGCTTTGTCAAACTCGCTGTACCGTTTATCGAACACAAAGTAGCACCCGATATTCTCAGTTATTCATTATCAAGATTTGAACTCCATTTTGATAAGGATTTTGGAGATGGACAATGGCGAGAAGCTCTTGAGGTTTCCAGCGATGTAAATGATAATCTTGCAGGATATATCTGGGCGGCATTAGGCTCTCCCAAGTCTCATGTGAGGTGGAAGGCAGTTCATAGCATCATAAAATTGGGAGACTTTAACTGTTCAATTGTTATTGATAGGCTTTTCGATTGGTTAAAGTTTGGTAATAGCGGGCCATTCGGGCACCAAGGATACCCATTCTACAGAATGCATGCCTTGCAATACCTACTGATTGCAGTTGCTAAAATAGCGCTTGACAATCCAAACATATTGTTGAAGCATTCGGAAATGATTTTTACTTACGCTTTAAATGGTGATCATGCTATTATCCAGCGCGCTGCCTCGGACGCAATTCTGAATATCGAAAAGGGATTACCTGGAACTTTCGTCTTAGATGAGATTGATAAAATTAGGCAAGTAGGTTGGTCGCCATTCCCTATTAAGAAGGCAAAATATAATTATAGAATAAATAGCATTTGGCACGAGAAAAATGAGGTTAAAACCGGGATCGACTTCCATTTTGGCTGGGATTTCGATAGGTATTGGTTTGAACCGTTAGGTGGCATATTTGGTGTATCTGGAGAACAAATACAGGATCTGTCAGCAAATGTTGTAGTGAATGAATGGGGTGTTAAAACCAGCGGCTATAGTGCCGATCCTCGTGTTGGGCTATGGAACAGAAGTTCTAGGGAGGACAACACGCACCATGATCATGGAAGCTATCCTAAAACTGATAATTTGGATTTTTATCAATCCTACCATTCGATGATGACAGTCGCAGCTAGATTGGTAAAGAATATGCCAACCGTGTCTCGAAATGATTGGAGCGAAGATAAATGGGAAGACTGGATAGCACAGCATTATGTGACATTTCACAATGGTAAGTTACTCGCAGAGGAGAAGGATGACCTTCCACATAACCGGCCAGTCTGGATTGATGAAAAGGTTATCGATGAAAAGTGGGCAAAACAATTAGGCTTCCCTGATATTATAAATAATGTCAAGGTAGAAAAGGACGGCGAGGGATGGCTGAATTTATTTGGTTGGTGGCATGAGCAGAAGGATTCCGGTAAGGAAACTTACTCTGTATCATCTGCGCTTGTTTCTCCGAAGACTTCTAGCGCATTATTGAACGCACTGTCCACGTGTAAGGATTGTCATGATTTTAAGCTTCCTAATTACGGCGAGGAAAGAATGGAAATTGACTACGCCCCATTTAAATTAGAGGGATGGATAGCGATTAGCGACATAGACCTTGGTATTGATCGTTTTGACCCGTATGCAGAAGACTTCCCCTATTCTATGATCGCTCCTGGAGCGAAATTACTTAAAAAGCTTGGGATGTATTTTTGTGAAGGAAAACGGAAATTTTTCTCTAAGGAGGATAAGGTCGCAGCCGTGGTTGAGAGATGGAGGAGTCAGAAAACTGAAAGAGACGAAGATCCAGACCAGGCGGGACAGAGGATCAGCTTTACTGTAGAATTTCTTAAGTCCTTGTGCAAGGCGCTTAAGAGAGAAATTGTAATTAAAGTTTATGCAGAGCGCAGAATTAGCAGAAAATATGGGCACGACGATTATAGGAAAGGCAGACTAGAATTATTTAAGATTTTTATTTTTTCAAAAGATGGAAAACTCAGAAGTACAGAAGGATATCATTAA
- a CDS encoding recombinase family protein: MEQKRIGIWIRVSTDFQVRDESPEHHEQRARYYAKSRDWNIVEVYRLDAISGKTVMDHPETQRMLADIRSGHITGLVFSKLARLARNTKELLEFAEIFRNEKADLVSLAEQIDTSTPAGRLFFTIISAMAQWEREEISSRVAASVPIRAEMGKPLGGQASFGYRWENKQLVIDEREAPVRRLVYEIFKECQRKKTTADKLNMLGYRTRNGSRFSDTTVDRLLRDTTAKGIRLANYTKSMGEGKTWKVKPKEEWVQLPCPAVISEELWLECNAVLDEQKRRRVKIGRLSENLLAGIVKCQCGIPMYVYANSKKFTCKACKNGILETDINEIYQDNIKQYINSLSPQMLVDELETEIRKEEELLAGSAKRLSKIQKKMDELVELRLSNELDREHFAKLYKPLEQQFSELNSSIPELEAKIDYRKIQLKSTDYVLNEAKSLVDKWDNMDFQQKRAIVETVTDYVTIREKTIDIALAYLPGSMHTSQRNLRDS; the protein is encoded by the coding sequence ATGGAACAGAAAAGAATCGGAATCTGGATCAGGGTGTCAACTGATTTTCAGGTTAGGGACGAGAGCCCGGAGCATCATGAGCAGAGGGCCAGGTACTATGCAAAATCCAGAGACTGGAATATCGTGGAGGTATATAGACTGGACGCTATATCCGGCAAAACTGTTATGGACCATCCAGAGACGCAGCGCATGTTAGCAGATATTAGAAGCGGGCACATCACGGGACTTGTATTTTCCAAGCTTGCGAGGCTGGCTAGAAATACAAAGGAACTATTGGAGTTTGCGGAGATATTCAGAAACGAGAAGGCGGATTTAGTTTCACTTGCCGAACAGATCGACACCAGCACCCCAGCAGGCAGACTATTTTTCACAATCATATCTGCGATGGCCCAATGGGAACGTGAGGAAATCTCAAGCAGGGTAGCGGCTTCTGTTCCAATCCGTGCTGAAATGGGAAAGCCCTTGGGTGGCCAGGCCAGTTTTGGGTATAGGTGGGAGAATAAACAGCTGGTGATTGATGAACGGGAGGCACCTGTACGTAGGCTGGTGTATGAGATTTTCAAGGAATGCCAGCGAAAAAAAACCACGGCCGATAAGCTTAATATGCTTGGGTACCGAACGAGGAACGGAAGCCGTTTTAGCGATACGACTGTGGACCGTCTGTTACGGGATACAACTGCCAAGGGCATTCGCCTGGCCAACTATACAAAGAGTATGGGTGAGGGAAAAACTTGGAAGGTAAAACCTAAGGAAGAATGGGTGCAACTTCCGTGTCCCGCCGTTATTTCCGAAGAGCTTTGGTTGGAGTGCAATGCTGTTCTGGATGAGCAAAAACGGAGACGGGTTAAAATCGGTAGGCTTTCAGAAAACCTTCTAGCCGGTATCGTAAAATGCCAATGTGGAATCCCGATGTATGTTTATGCCAACTCAAAGAAATTTACCTGCAAAGCCTGTAAGAATGGGATCTTGGAGACGGACATAAATGAAATCTACCAGGACAACATCAAACAATATATAAATAGCTTGAGTCCGCAAATGCTTGTTGATGAACTCGAAACGGAGATCCGAAAGGAAGAAGAACTACTGGCTGGCTCGGCTAAAAGACTTTCAAAAATTCAAAAGAAAATGGACGAACTAGTCGAGCTCAGATTAAGCAACGAATTAGATAGGGAACATTTTGCAAAGCTTTACAAGCCCTTGGAACAGCAATTTTCTGAACTCAACAGTTCTATTCCAGAGCTGGAGGCCAAAATCGACTATAGGAAAATTCAGTTGAAATCAACGGATTATGTTTTGAATGAGGCAAAATCATTAGTCGATAAATGGGACAATATGGATTTTCAACAAAAGCGTGCGATTGTTGAAACCGTCACAGATTACGTCACAATTCGTGAGAAAACAATAGATATTGCACTTGCCTACCTTCCCGGATCTATGCATACAAGTCAACGCAACCTCAGGGATTCATAG